GCGTCCCGCCTGGGACGCCGCGAGCGCATTCCCGGGCTCGGCAAGGTCTCCCTCTTCGCCCACTTCCGCGGGGCGCGGCGCTGGCCCGGGCGCGAGGAAGGCAACATCCGCCTCTACGTCTTCGAGGACGGCTGGTTCTGGTACATCCCCTTCGCCGGGGACGTGACCAGCGTGGGCTGCGTGCTCCACGGGCGCGCGGTCTCCGCCCGCGAGGGCATCGAGGCCATCTACGCGCAGATGATCGCGCGCTGCCGGGGCGTCGCCGAGAACCTCCGCGACGCCGAGCGCATCACCCCCGTGCAGAGCGCGGCGAACTTCTCCTACCGGACGGAGCCCGTGGTGGGCGACCGCTTCGTCTGCGTGGGCGATTCGGTGGTCTTCATCGACCCCATCTTCTCCACCGGCGTGTTCGTCGCGATGCAGTCCGCGGAGCTGGCGGCGGCCGAAATCCTCCGCGCGTTCCGCGACAACCGCTTCGAGGTTCGACGCTTCGGCGGCTACGTCCGGCGGGTGCAGCGCGGGCTCCGGCCGTTCACTCGCTTCATCAACCGTTACTACGAGCCCGCGTTCCTGGAGGTGCTGCTCCGGCCGCGGGAGAACTACGGCATCCTCGACAGCGTCACCGGCCTCCTCGCCGGCGGCGCCTTCATCCGCATGCCCTTCCGCATGCGCGTGTCGCTGATGGTCTTCTCTCTCGCCGTTCGGATCAATACCTGGCGGCGACGTTGGCTCGGGTTGCCGGTCGAGTCCCGGCTCACGTGGTGATGCCCACCCCCGGATTCGACACGGACGTCCTGATCGTCGGCGGAGGGCCTGGGGGCTCGACCACCGCGACGTTCCTCGCCCGCTCCGGGCTCGACGTCACGGTGGTGGAGCGCGAGCCCTTTCCCCGGTTCAAGGTGGGCGAGTCGCTGGTGCCGAACTGCATGCCGATCCTCGAGCGGCTCGGCGTGCTCGGCGACGTCAAGACCCACGGTTTCCTCGACAAGTTCGGCGTCACCTTCCACGATCAGGAGCTCGAGCGCGAGGCCACGTTCACGTTCCGCGAGGGGCGTCCGTGGCCGCACTTCACCTACGACGTGCACCGCGCGGAGTTCGATCAGGTGCTGCTCGACCACGCGGTGCGGACGGGCGCGCGCCGGCTCCAGCCCGTCACGGTGGAGAAGGTCGCGTTCGATGCCGACGGCGTCACCGCGCGCCTGAGCGACGCGGACGGCGAGCGGACGCTGCGCGCCCGCTTCCTCGTGGACGCGAGCGGGCGCGACGGCTTCCTCGCCTCGCGCCAGGGACGGCGCGAGCCCATGCCCGGCCTCGGCAAGGTGGCGATCTTCGCCTACTTCCAGGGCGCCAAACGCTGGCCCGGCCGCGAGGAGGGCAATGTCCGCATCTACATCTTCCCCGAGGGCTGGTTCTGGTACATCCCCCTCGCGCGGGACGAGACCAGTGTCGGCTGCGTGCTCCACTCACGGGTGGTGAAGGCGCGCGAGGGCACGCCCGAGGACCTCTTCCGCGCCATGGTGGAGCGCTGCGAGCTCGTGCGCGACAACCTCGAGGGCGCTCGGCAGGTGACTCCCATGTACACCGCCGCCAACTTCGCCTACGCGGTGGACCCCATCGTGGGCGACCGCTTTCTCTGCGTGGGCGACGCGGTGGCCTTCGTGGACCCGATCTTCTCGGCCGGGGTGTTCCTCGCCATGGCGGAAGGGGAGATGGCGGCGAAGGAGATCGTGGAAGCCTTCCACTCCGGGCGCTTCGAGGCGCGACGCTTCGGGGGTTACGCGCGGCAGGTGCGCCGCGGCATGCGGCCCTTCACGCGCTTCATCACACAGTTCTACGACCGCCAGTTTCTCGAGATCTTCATGAACCCGCGGGACACCCTCGGGCTGATCGACGCGGTGACCTTCGTCCTCGCGGGCGGCGCCTTCCATCGTATCCCCCCGACGATGCGGTTCCGCATCGGGCTCTTCTGGGCCATCGTGCGTATCAATCGCCGCATCCGGCGGCGGCAGGGGCGAGCCGAGTCGCGCCTCGAGTACTAGACGGCCGATGCGCCGCCTGTTCCCGCGCGGCTACGGCTTCACCGTGCTCGGCATCGCGGTGGGCATGGCCGGGCTGGTCGCCCTCGGCGCCATGGCCGAGCGCATCAGCCGCTTCATCGAGGGCGGCGACCGCTTCGTGCTCGGCCAGATCTCGGTCGCCGGCGAGGGGATGGGCATGGGCGCGGGCTTCACCGCGGGCGGCCTCCTCCCCGCCGCGCGCTTGGCCGAGATCGCGAAGGTGCCGGGCGTCGCGCTCGTGCAGCCGCAGGTGATGCTCCCCATCAACCCGAGCACGTCGAGCTTCATGACCCTCACGCAGGAATTGCTGATGGGCATGGACCCGAGCGCGCCACAGGCCAACCGCAACTACCAGACGCTGCCGATCCGGAAGGGGCGGAGCCTCGCCCCCGGCGACCGCGGCGTCGCGGTGCTGGGCCTCGACTTCGCGGCCTCCCACAAGCTGGACGTGGGCGGCGTGCTGCCGATGGGCGCCCTCGAGTTCAAGGTGGTCGGCATTCTCGACAAGACCCTGACCGCGCCGGATCGCTTCGCTATGGTCTCACTCGAGGATGCCCGCGACGTGTGGCTGCGCCGCGATCCGTTGCTCTTCCGGGTGTTCGGCGGCGGCGGGCTCACCCGCGCCGATCTCAACTCGGGCGCCGCGGTGGCCTGGCAGGACGGCGTGGATCCCAACGACCTCGCGCGGCGTATCCAGGCCAGCGTGAAGGGCGTGAACGTGACGATCCCGAGCGAGCTGTCCGAGATGCTGCGCACCTCCACCGCCTTCTTCTCGGCGCTCCTGGTCGGCATCGGCACCCTGGCCCTCGTGATCGGCGGGCTCTCACTCGCGAACACCGTCACCGCGGCGGTCTTCGAGCGCATCCGTGACTTCGGGGTGAAGCGCGCGCTCGGCGCGACCGACGTCCAGCTCCTCCGGGAAGTGCTGGGCGAGGCGCTCGGCGTGAGCCTCTGGGGCGTCGGGCTCGGCGTCGCGCTCGCGCTCGGCATCGGCTTCGTGGTGGACTCGCGCACGGTGCGCGAGGGCCAGCAGCTCTTCTTCTTCTCGCCGCGCCTGCTCGGCTTCACCTTCGTGTTCGCGCTGCTCCTCGGGTCGCTCGCCGCCGCCTACGCCACGCTCCGCATCACGCGGCTGTCGCCGGCCGAGGCGATCCGCCGGGGGACCTGAGCGGTGCGGGTGCGGGCGAGCGGGCTGGGCAAGGTCTACCCGGGCATCGACGGCGCGCCACCCGTGCGCGTCCTGGACGACGTGAGCCTCGATGCCGAACCGGGCCAGGTGCTCGCGGTGATCGGCCAGTCCGGCTCGGGCAAGTCCACGCTCCTGCACCTGCTCGGGCTGCTCGAGCCGGCCGACGCGGGGGAGATCCGCTTCGACGACACGCGGGTAAGCCATCTGGGCCGCCACGCGCAGTGCCGGGTGCGCGGCACGCAGATCGGCTACGTGTTCCAGTCCTTCCTCCTGCTGGGAAGCCTTACCGCGCTCGACAACGTGCTGCTCGCCGCGCGCTACGTGGGGCGCGACCGCCGCGACGCGGAGCGCGATGCCCTCGCCCTGATGGAGCGGCTGGGCGTGCTCCACCGGCGCGGCCACTATCCCGCCCAGCTCTCCGGCGGGGAGCAGCAGCGCGTGGCCTACTGCCGGGCCGTGCTCAATCGCCCGCCGCTGCTCCTCGCCGACGAGCCCACGGGCAACCTCGACGACACGCACGCGCGCGTGATCCTGGACGAGCTGCGCGCGCAGGCGCGCGAGCGCGGCGCCACCGTCATCCTCGTCACCCACCGCCCCGACGCCGCCGCGACCGCGGACGCCTGCCTGCGTCTGGCCGCCGGCCGGCTCGCGAGGGGCTGAGGCCCGCGGGCGTGCGCGCCGCCGTCCTCGTGGCGCTCGCCACGGCGGCGCTGGCCCTCCTGCTGCTCCTGCCCGGGCTGGGCGCCGTGCCCTTCGACGACCCGGGCGAAGGGCAGCACGCGGAGATCGCCCGCGAAGCGTGGCGATCGGGCGACTGGCTGACGCTTCACCTCAACGGCGTGCGCTACTTCGACAAGCCGCCGCTGCTCTACGCGCTCCAGGCCGCGGCCTTCAGCGCCGGCGGCGTCTCGGAATGGTCGGCCCGCCTCGCGCCCCTGAGCGGCGCGGTGCTGGCCGTTGCGGGGACGGCGCTGCTGGGCGCGCGGCTGCTCGGGCCTGGCCCGGGCCTGCTCGCTGGCGTCGCCCTCCTGTCGTGCGCACTGTTCGCCGCCTTCGCGCGCTACGTGCGGCCGGAGACGCTGTTCCTCGCCGCGATACAGTGGGGGTTCACCGGCCTCATCGTCGGCTGGCGCGAATCGCGGCGCGCGTGGTCGCTCGCCGGCTGCGTGGCGCTGGGGCTGGCCGCGCTCGCGAAGGATCCGATCGGACTCGTCGGCCCGCTCCTCGCCGTGGCGGGCGCGGCCGCGCTGGCCGGCCGTTTCCGTCCCGTCAGGGCCTGGCTTCCGCCGCTCGGCATCGTCCTCATGGCGGTAATCGGCGGCGGCTGGTACGCGCTCGCCGCCGCGCGGAACCCCGGCTTTCTCTGGTACGTCATGGTGGACAATCACGCGCGCAACGCGGCCCTCGTGCGGCTCTTCCCCGACGAGGACGTGCCGATCTCGGCGCTCGAGTTCCTGGCGACCACCGCGCTGGGCGCCTTCCCCTGGGTCGTGCCCGCCGTGCTCGCCGTGGTCGCCCTCGCGCGCCGGCGGGCGTGGCGGCATCCCGTAGAGGCTCCGTGGGTGGCGCTGGCCCTCTGGGCCGCGGGCAGCGTGGCGCTTTTCGCGCTCGTGCCGTTCCGCCTCCCCCACTATGGCTTGCCCGTGTATCCGGCGATCGCGCTGCTCGCCGCGCGGTGGTGGGCCGAGCGCGTGCCGCGGCAGGTGCGTGCGGCGGGGTGGCTGCACCTCGGGCTCTTCGCGCTGGTCGCGGCGGGCTGCGCGCTCGGCACGGCGAGCGACGGCCGGCTCTTCACCGCGGAGGTGCTCGGCGTCTCCGACGTGACGGCGCGCAAGGCGACCACCGCGGCAGCGGGCACCTCGCTCACGGCGCTCTGGCCCCAGTTCGCGCGGCTGCTGGAGCGCGCCACCGTCGTCTTCACGCTCGGCGCCGCCGCCCTCCTGGTCGTGCTCGTGCTCTCGCGGCGCCGGCCGCGAGGTGAAGGCTTGGTGGCGCCGCTCGTCGCGCTCACCATGCTCGCGATGGTGCCGCTGGTGGGCGCCGGGTTGGGCGTCCTCTCGGCGTCGCGCGCGGTGCCCCGGCTCGCCGCCGAGGTGGCGGCGCGGACGCGGCCCGGCGATCTCCTCGTGCACGAAGGCCCCATCGAGGTCTCGGGGGCGCTCGAGCTCTACTCCGGCCGCCGGCCCGCGCTGCTCGACGGCACGCGAAGCGTGCTGGGCTTCGGCGCCACCTATCCCGAGGCGCGCGACACGTTCTGGACGCGCGAGCGCTTCCAGCGTGAGTGGAGCTCGGACCGGCCGGTGTACCTGGTCACGCCACGCGCGCCCGCCGCGAGCGTCATCGCCACGGTGCCGCCCGATCGACGGCATCTTCTCCTGGAGGACAACGGCCGCCGACTCTACGTGAACGCGCCTCAGCCCTCGCGGTAGAGCACGAGCAGGAGGCCGACCAGCGCCAGCGCCGGCGGCCAGATGCGCGCGGGGATGCGGCGGTCCGCCCCGGGGAGGCGGAGCTCGAGCCAGCGCGTCCAGCCGATGAGCACACCGAGCAGGCCCAGCGGCAGGTGCGTGACCTCCATGAGATAGGACTCCTTCACGCCCACCAGCGGATGGGCGTGGGCGAGCAGCAGCCCGCCGCCCACCGCCATGAGGAGCGGCGCCACGCGCGCCCATCCGGGCGCGGCAAGCCGCCGCTCGAGGACCAGCCACTCGAAGAGCCCCAGGACGGCGGGCAGGAGTGCCAGCGCGCGATGCTGGAGCACCTCCGGATCCACGAGGCTTCCCCAGAAGGTCTGCGTCGGGCTCAGCGGCCACGCGTTTGGATCGGTGCGCAGCAGAAGGAAGGCGGACAGCGCCAGGAACACGAGTGGCCAGTGCCGCGCCCAGGCCATGCCGGCCAGTCGGTGGAGGGCGGCGAGAATCCCGATGAAGAGCACGAAGGCGCCGGCGACATTATGGTTGTACTCGGACCACGCGATATCGGCGGCGGTGCGAGGCGCGAGGGGATCGTCGATCGCGGCAGCCGAGGCGAGCTCGGTGAAGCTCGGGGTCGAGAAGGCGGGCCAGCGCGGTGCGAAGCGGGCCGCGATCTCCGCCGCGGTGGCGCGGTCGCGGACGATGTCGACGCCGGGCGGCGCCGAGCCGAGTGACGCGGCCACGAACACCAGTGTGACGGCGAGCCCCGCCTCGACTTCGACGAAGCGGCCCAGCCGGACGGGCAGCATCGTCCGCGTCGGGGGGAGGCGGCGGACCGCGCGGAAGTTGGCCGCTCCCAGGGCGAGGAGCCCGATCACGAGCGCGGTCTTCGCGAGCAGCATGCCCCCGTACGCGGTGCCGATCAGCGCGCCCGGATCTCCCACGTACACCAGCGCCAGCAGGAGCCCGCTCGCGCCGAGCACCGCCACCGCGACCTGCGCCACGCGCGAGAAGGCCCGGAGCGCGCCGGCGGGCCACGCGACGTCGCCGCGCGCCAGCACGAGGACGATGAGGTGGACGAGCCCGCCGCCCCACACCGCGCTGGCGAGCTGATGGAGCACGTCCACGGCGAGCAGTGTCTCGCGCCCGTGGAGCCGGGCGGTGGCGTGGCTGGTCCAGGCGGCCGTGCCCGCGGCGGCGAGTCCCGCGCCGAGCAGCGCCAGCCACGGGCCGTCCGTGCGGGGCCGGCGCGCGATCCAGGTCGCCGCGCCGAGCGCGGCCAGTCCCGCCGCCATCCGGAGCGCGCTCGCCCGGGCGAGGGGCGTGGCCAGGAAGTCGGCGAGAGGCCAGGCCGGCTCGTCCGCCACGCTGCTGAGAATCAGGAGGAGCGCGGTCGCCTGTGCCGCGAGCAGGAGCAGTCCCCCGGCGCGGACCAGGCGCACGACGTGGCGGCGGAGAACCGAGGCGTCGGCGGCGCCTGTCAGCCAGGGGCGGAGCACCGCGAGACCGAACACCGCGCCCCCCAGCACGAGCGCCTGGCCGAGGAGGCCCAGTGCGCGCAGGAGGACGAGGGCGAGCGGGACCACGGGACCTGAGTATCCCACACGGGGCGGCCGTCCCGGTCGGCCGGCGGCGTGTATCATAGAGCCGCGTCCATGGCGCCCGATTACCTGCGTACACTGTTCCTCCATCCCCCTTCCGCCGACGGCTTCGACGGCGGCGCCGGCTCCCGATACCAGGCCAAGCGCGAGATCCGCTCGTTCTGGTATCCCACGTGGCTCGCCCAGCCTGCCGCGCTGGTGCCCGGCTCGCGCCTGATCGATGCCCCGCCGGACGGCCTCACGCTGGACGATGTGCGCCCGCTCGCGCGGCAGTACGACCTCTGCGTGATGCACACGAGCACGCCGTCCTTCGCCGCGGACGTCCGGGTGGCGGAGGCGCTGAAGGCCGAGCACGCCGGGCTCACCATCGGCATGGTCGGCGCTGCGGTCGCGGTGGCGCCGAACGCTTCGCTGGAGGCGAGCCCGGCGCTCGACTTCGTGGCCGGCAACGAGTTCGACTTCACGATCGAAGAGGTCGCGCGCGGCGTGCCGCTCGCACAGATCGCTGGCCTGTGCTATCGGCAGAACGGCCACGTCGCGCACACGCGTCCGCGCCCGATCCTGGAGGACATGGACCGCCTGCCCTTCGTGACGCCGGTCTACCGGCGCGACCTGACGATCCCGAACTACGCGATCGGCTATCTCCAGCATCCCTACGTGTCGCTGTACACCGGGCGCGGCTGCCGCTCGAAGTGCACGTTCTGCCTCTGGCCGCAGACGGTGGGCGGGCAGCGTTACCGGACGCGGAGTGTCGAGCATGTGGCGGAGGAGATGGCGCTGGCCCAGCGCCTCTTCCCCGAGGTGCGCGAGTTCTTCTTCGACGACGACACCTTCACCGATGATCTGCCGCGCGCCGAAGCCATCGCGAAGCGGCTGGGGCGGCTCGGCGTCACCTGGTCGGTGAACGCCAAGGCCAATGTGCCCGCGTCCACCCTCAAGGTGCTGCGCGACAACGGGCTGCGCCTGCTCCTCGTGGGCTACGAGTCTGGCGTGCAGCAGATCCTCAACAACGTGAAGAAGGGCGTGCGGCTCGACGCGGCGCGGACGTTCACGCGCGAGGCCAAGCGGCTCGGCATCGCCATCCACGGCACCTTCATCCTCGGGCTACCGGGGGAGACCCGCGAGACCATCCAGGAAACGATTCGCTTCGCGCGGGAGATCGACCCCCACACCATCCAGGTGTCTCTCGCTGCGCCGTATCCGGGCACGGCGCTCCACGCCGAGGCGCTGCGCAATGGCTGGCTCGAGTCGGAGGACCTCGTGGACGCGCGCGGCGAGCAGCGGAGCGCCATCGGCTACCCGCACCTTCCACGCACGGAGATCTTCCAGTCGCTCGACCTCTTCTACCGCCGCTTCTACTTCCGTCCGCGCAAGATGATCTCG
This portion of the Candidatus Methylomirabilota bacterium genome encodes:
- a CDS encoding CopD family protein, with amino-acid sequence MVPLALVLLRALGLLGQALVLGGAVFGLAVLRPWLTGAADASVLRRHVVRLVRAGGLLLLAAQATALLLILSSVADEPAWPLADFLATPLARASALRMAAGLAALGAATWIARRPRTDGPWLALLGAGLAAAGTAAWTSHATARLHGRETLLAVDVLHQLASAVWGGGLVHLIVLVLARGDVAWPAGALRAFSRVAQVAVAVLGASGLLLALVYVGDPGALIGTAYGGMLLAKTALVIGLLALGAANFRAVRRLPPTRTMLPVRLGRFVEVEAGLAVTLVFVAASLGSAPPGVDIVRDRATAAEIAARFAPRWPAFSTPSFTELASAAAIDDPLAPRTAADIAWSEYNHNVAGAFVLFIGILAALHRLAGMAWARHWPLVFLALSAFLLLRTDPNAWPLSPTQTFWGSLVDPEVLQHRALALLPAVLGLFEWLVLERRLAAPGWARVAPLLMAVGGGLLLAHAHPLVGVKESYLMEVTHLPLGLLGVLIGWTRWLELRLPGADRRIPARIWPPALALVGLLLVLYREG
- the hpnJ gene encoding hopanoid biosynthesis associated radical SAM protein HpnJ; the protein is MAPDYLRTLFLHPPSADGFDGGAGSRYQAKREIRSFWYPTWLAQPAALVPGSRLIDAPPDGLTLDDVRPLARQYDLCVMHTSTPSFAADVRVAEALKAEHAGLTIGMVGAAVAVAPNASLEASPALDFVAGNEFDFTIEEVARGVPLAQIAGLCYRQNGHVAHTRPRPILEDMDRLPFVTPVYRRDLTIPNYAIGYLQHPYVSLYTGRGCRSKCTFCLWPQTVGGQRYRTRSVEHVAEEMALAQRLFPEVREFFFDDDTFTDDLPRAEAIAKRLGRLGVTWSVNAKANVPASTLKVLRDNGLRLLLVGYESGVQQILNNVKKGVRLDAARTFTREAKRLGIAIHGTFILGLPGETRETIQETIRFAREIDPHTIQVSLAAPYPGTALHAEALRNGWLESEDLVDARGEQRSAIGYPHLPRTEIFQSLDLFYRRFYFRPRKMISLAGEMVRDRRVLKRRLAEGREFLTFLRRHR
- a CDS encoding glycosyltransferase family 39 protein, whose translation is MRAAVLVALATAALALLLLLPGLGAVPFDDPGEGQHAEIAREAWRSGDWLTLHLNGVRYFDKPPLLYALQAAAFSAGGVSEWSARLAPLSGAVLAVAGTALLGARLLGPGPGLLAGVALLSCALFAAFARYVRPETLFLAAIQWGFTGLIVGWRESRRAWSLAGCVALGLAALAKDPIGLVGPLLAVAGAAALAGRFRPVRAWLPPLGIVLMAVIGGGWYALAAARNPGFLWYVMVDNHARNAALVRLFPDEDVPISALEFLATTALGAFPWVVPAVLAVVALARRRAWRHPVEAPWVALALWAAGSVALFALVPFRLPHYGLPVYPAIALLAARWWAERVPRQVRAAGWLHLGLFALVAAGCALGTASDGRLFTAEVLGVSDVTARKATTAAAGTSLTALWPQFARLLERATVVFTLGAAALLVVLVLSRRRPRGEGLVAPLVALTMLAMVPLVGAGLGVLSASRAVPRLAAEVAARTRPGDLLVHEGPIEVSGALELYSGRRPALLDGTRSVLGFGATYPEARDTFWTRERFQREWSSDRPVYLVTPRAPAASVIATVPPDRRHLLLEDNGRRLYVNAPQPSR
- a CDS encoding tryptophan 7-halogenase produces the protein MPDRAAADVIVIGGGPGGSTAATCLAQGGLRVTLVEREAFPRFHIGESLLPANIPLLQRIGVLDRVKSAGFITKYGAYIHDQESELDYTFTFREGKPWPPWAFEVPRAEFDRVLLDHAAAQPGVTLLQPASVEKAGFDADGVTVDVVDGGGTRTLRAGFLVDASGRDGFLASRLGRRERIPGLGKVSLFAHFRGARRWPGREEGNIRLYVFEDGWFWYIPFAGDVTSVGCVLHGRAVSAREGIEAIYAQMIARCRGVAENLRDAERITPVQSAANFSYRTEPVVGDRFVCVGDSVVFIDPIFSTGVFVAMQSAELAAAEILRAFRDNRFEVRRFGGYVRRVQRGLRPFTRFINRYYEPAFLEVLLRPRENYGILDSVTGLLAGGAFIRMPFRMRVSLMVFSLAVRINTWRRRWLGLPVESRLTW
- a CDS encoding ABC transporter permease, with translation MRRLFPRGYGFTVLGIAVGMAGLVALGAMAERISRFIEGGDRFVLGQISVAGEGMGMGAGFTAGGLLPAARLAEIAKVPGVALVQPQVMLPINPSTSSFMTLTQELLMGMDPSAPQANRNYQTLPIRKGRSLAPGDRGVAVLGLDFAASHKLDVGGVLPMGALEFKVVGILDKTLTAPDRFAMVSLEDARDVWLRRDPLLFRVFGGGGLTRADLNSGAAVAWQDGVDPNDLARRIQASVKGVNVTIPSELSEMLRTSTAFFSALLVGIGTLALVIGGLSLANTVTAAVFERIRDFGVKRALGATDVQLLREVLGEALGVSLWGVGLGVALALGIGFVVDSRTVREGQQLFFFSPRLLGFTFVFALLLGSLAAAYATLRITRLSPAEAIRRGT
- a CDS encoding ABC transporter ATP-binding protein encodes the protein MRVRASGLGKVYPGIDGAPPVRVLDDVSLDAEPGQVLAVIGQSGSGKSTLLHLLGLLEPADAGEIRFDDTRVSHLGRHAQCRVRGTQIGYVFQSFLLLGSLTALDNVLLAARYVGRDRRDAERDALALMERLGVLHRRGHYPAQLSGGEQQRVAYCRAVLNRPPLLLADEPTGNLDDTHARVILDELRAQARERGATVILVTHRPDAAATADACLRLAAGRLARG
- a CDS encoding NAD(P)/FAD-dependent oxidoreductase, yielding MPTPGFDTDVLIVGGGPGGSTTATFLARSGLDVTVVEREPFPRFKVGESLVPNCMPILERLGVLGDVKTHGFLDKFGVTFHDQELEREATFTFREGRPWPHFTYDVHRAEFDQVLLDHAVRTGARRLQPVTVEKVAFDADGVTARLSDADGERTLRARFLVDASGRDGFLASRQGRREPMPGLGKVAIFAYFQGAKRWPGREEGNVRIYIFPEGWFWYIPLARDETSVGCVLHSRVVKAREGTPEDLFRAMVERCELVRDNLEGARQVTPMYTAANFAYAVDPIVGDRFLCVGDAVAFVDPIFSAGVFLAMAEGEMAAKEIVEAFHSGRFEARRFGGYARQVRRGMRPFTRFITQFYDRQFLEIFMNPRDTLGLIDAVTFVLAGGAFHRIPPTMRFRIGLFWAIVRINRRIRRRQGRAESRLEY